The Cellulomonas sp. S1-8 genome has a window encoding:
- a CDS encoding SDR family NAD(P)-dependent oxidoreductase has protein sequence MTSDLAGRRALVTGGAVGIGRAVALGLARAGADVAITHLAHDAASVVEEIEALGRRGFAVQLDARHSWDVDAAVAAAADALGGLDVLVNNVGGLVDRRPLTSTDDAHWHHVMDLNLSSAFYATRAALALLPDGGRVVTISSQAAVAGGGSGGVPYATAKAAVEGFTRALARELGPRRITVNAVAPGFVSGTPFHATHTPEPAQRAAVAATPLGRAGVPDDVAAAVVHLVSDGASFVTGTVLDVNGGAWFR, from the coding sequence ATGACGTCCGACCTCGCCGGCCGCCGCGCCCTCGTCACCGGCGGCGCGGTCGGCATCGGCCGCGCCGTCGCGCTCGGCCTTGCCCGCGCCGGGGCCGACGTCGCGATCACGCACCTGGCGCACGACGCCGCGTCCGTCGTCGAGGAGATCGAGGCGCTCGGCCGTCGCGGCTTCGCGGTCCAGCTCGACGCGCGCCACAGCTGGGACGTCGACGCGGCCGTCGCGGCGGCCGCGGACGCGCTCGGCGGGCTGGACGTGCTCGTCAACAACGTGGGCGGGCTCGTCGACCGACGGCCCCTGACCAGCACCGACGACGCGCACTGGCACCACGTGATGGACCTCAACCTCTCGTCCGCGTTCTACGCGACGCGCGCCGCGCTCGCCCTGCTGCCCGACGGCGGCCGCGTCGTGACGATCAGCTCCCAGGCCGCGGTCGCCGGCGGCGGGTCCGGCGGGGTGCCGTACGCGACGGCGAAGGCCGCCGTCGAGGGCTTCACGCGGGCGCTGGCGCGCGAGCTCGGCCCGCGGCGCATCACGGTCAACGCGGTCGCGCCGGGGTTCGTCTCCGGCACGCCGTTCCACGCGACGCACACCCCGGAGCCCGCGCAGCGCGCGGCGGTCGCGGCCACGCCGCTGGGCCGTGCGGGCGTGCCCGACGACGTGGCGGCCGCGGTCGTCCACCTGGTGTCCGACGGTGCGTCGTTCGTCACAGGGACCGTGCTCGACGTCAACGGCGGCGCGTGGTTCCGCTGA